The genomic region GTAAAAAAGTTGAGGGAGAGGGTTTATGAGGCTACTTTTAAGCCAGGCTACTGTATCGAGAGAGCGTATTGGATGACGAAATCCTATATGGAAACGGAGGGCAAAGGCGCTTAAGAAAGTCTTGGAGAACATGAGCATAGACATTAAGGATGAAGAACTTGTTAGGAATCTGGTTCAGTATGCTAAGTGTGGTAGCTGTAGGCGCAATACTCCTGTGCCGGAGACCTCATGGTTTAGCATCAATGGGAGTGAGAAGGATTCTAAGGTTAAGCCAGAAATGCTGCTTTCGCTTGAGGATGTTAGAGCCATGAATAACGCCGCTGAGAATGAGCGTGATAGAACATTAATATCAGTCCTATTCGAGGCTACATTAAGGCCAAGCGAGCTACTAGCAATGAAAGTGTAATGATGGTTATAATAGACACGGCAAATTTTTTAATGTCATAGTGAAATATAATGATTACTTTTAGAGAAAAATTTATTTACTTAATCTTCATTTTGCTTTTCGATATGCTAAGGTTAAAGAATGTTATTAAAACTTTTGGGGCATTAAGAGCTGTAGATAACGTCAGTTTAGAGATAAATGAAAAAGAAATAGTTGGACTTATTGGTCCAAATGGTTCAGGAAAAACAACTTTGTTCAACCTAATAACGGGAACGCTTCATCCTGATAGTGGTAAAATTGAATTTCGAGGGAGAGATATCACAAGGTTACCCTCGTTTAAAATTTGCCGTTTAGGAATTAGCAGGGTTCATCAAATACCTCGACCATTTTTGAAGATGACGGTTCTTGAAAACGTAATTACTGCTCATTTATATGGTGGAAAGGGAAATATGAATGAGACACACACAAAAGCTTACGAGATTTTGGAGTTCATTGGGCTAGAGAGAAAAGCAGAGGTCTTAGCTTCATCCCTCAATATATATGAACGTAAGCTTCTTGAGATAGCAAGATCCCTAGCCACAGGGTGCAAGCTTTTACTTTTAGACGAACCCATTAGTGGCTTAAATCCGGTTGAAGCAGAAAAAGCTGAGGGAATGATTAGGAAAATCCGTGATGAACTTGGCATCACCATCTTTTGGATTGAGCATATAATGAGATCCATAAAAAGAGTGGCTGAACGTATTATCGTCATGAACCATGGGAAAAAAATAGCTGAAGGCACCTTTGAAGAAGTATCCAATAATGAAGAGGTTATTAGGGCATATTTGGGCGAAAAATACGTCTTTTAGGGGATGAAGATGCTAGAGGTAAATCAATTGTGTGTCTCTTACGGTGAATTGCAGGTTCTTTTCAATATTTCCCTTTTTGTTAAAAAGGGAGAACTAGTAGCGCTCTTGGGACCTAACGGCGCTGGTAAAACCACATTTACAAAGGCGGTTATTGGATTACTTAAACCGAAAACGGGTTCAATATTTTTCTTAGGAAAACGGATAGACAATTTGCCCACGCCTGACATTGTTAAGATGGGAGTAGCAATTGTCCCTGAAGGTAGAAGGCTTTTCCCTTTGATGACTGTTAAAGAAAACTTATTGATGGGAGCTTATGCATCTAGAGAAGCAAGGAAGAAGACCAAAGATACGCTTGATAGAGTTTATAACCTATTCCCTAGACTGAAAGAGCGAGAAAACCAGTTAGCTAAGACTTTAAGTGGTGGAGAGCAACAGATGCTAGCCATTGGTCGAGCTTTAATGTCATTGCCCAAACTACTAATCCTAGATGAGCCATCCTTAGGTCTCGCACCTAACCTTGTCTCAGATGTGCTTGATGTTATCGAGAAGCTCAATAAAGATGATGGTTTAACGATTCTACTCATTGAGCAAAATGTTAGGGCAGCACTTCAAATAGCTGATAGAGGATACGTTATTGAAAATGGCAGAGTTGTGTTGGAGGGAGAGGCTGGGGAAATGTTGAAAGAAGAATACATTAGAAAGGCTTATATGGGCGGCGCTTAATTATAATAAGGCTGGCGGCAAACCGGTGAGTTAAAGTGAACTGGCTGGTAATTCTTAATTTATCTTTTCGTGCACTATTATTTGGCGGCTTTCTAAGTCTTGCTGCATGCGGTCTTTCGTTAGCATTCCAACTAGGATTTATTAACGCTGCACATGGTGATATGGCTGTTCTTGCAGCATATTTAAGCTGGACCCTTTTAACAATCTTCGGAATAGACCCCTTTATTAGCTTAATTATTGTTGCACCACTAATTGTCACAATCGGATTTGCGCTACAGAAATTTTTACTCAACAGATTTTTGTTAAGAGGACAAATGGATACCGTTCTTATAATAACTTTCTCGATAGGCATGATTATTCGAAACGCCATCCAATTAATATTCTTTGCAGATCCTAGGAGCCTAGCGCAGCCATACATATTGCAAGGCTTCTCTATTGGATTCTTGAATATACCTTTTGCGTACCTTATAAATTTCATCTTCGCATTAATGATGTTCACGATTCTACATCTCTTTTTTGTAAAGACCTTTGCTGGAAGAGCTTTTAGGGCAGTTCCGCAGGATTGCGAAGCTGCAATGATGTTTGGGGTAAAACCTGAAGTTGCCTATATGTATGGAATGGGAATTATGGCACTAACTCAGGCGGTTTTTGGGGTCTTAATGGGCGTAACTTATGTTTTTTTCCCAACCTCTGGGATGACGTATCTACTTTTACCCCTAGGTGCCATTATGCTTGCTGGTCTTGGAAGTCTGAAGAAGACTTTCATTGGAGGCTTAATTATGGGTGAGATCTTGATTTTAAGCGGTTATTTCTTCGGCTCCGAATATCAATATATTATCTGCCACTTGATAACGCTAATTCTCATACTCTTTAGACCTGAAGGGCTTCTTACTAGGAGGTCCTAATATAGTGAACGTTAATAGGTTACGCTTGTATCTAGCTTCATTAGTAGCGCTGCTGGTACTAATGATCCTTCCTCTCTACAGTGGACCATACATGATGATGATTTTGACTTCATCCTTTATTTATTTGGCTGCTGCTGAAATGTGGTCTTTTTTAGCTGGGCATTTAAGTGTAATTTCTTTGGGTCAACAAGCTTTTATAGGCTTAGGGATGTATACCATTTTAATACTAAATGAGATTTATAAATGGCCTTTGTGGGCCTCGATAATTTTCTCGGGACTTGTCGGAGCGGCTTCTGCTGGCTTTATCTCTCTTTCATTCTTAAGGTTACGGGGATTTTTCTTTGCCTTATCAACTATATTATTTGCAGAAATTCTTTTTCATTTCTTCCGGAACTGGGCTTTTGTGGGGGGAGCTACAGGTTTAAGGTTAAGCATAGGTTACAAAATTCCTTTGCAAGCGACTTATTATATGGCGTACATTACTAGTATAATATCTATTCTTACAATATACTATCTTCATAATTCGAAAATCGGATTTGCCATTAGAGCGACTGGCTGCGACGATGAAGCTGCCGCAGAGATCGGGGTAAATACCTTCATCATTAAGGCTATATGCTTCATTATTAATGGGACTATAACCGCTTTGAGTGGAGCTATATTCGCCATTCAAACAATGTTTGTACATCCTCAAGCTGGATTTGGTTTTGAATGGACTCTTGCCTTTGTGTTTATATCGGTTATTGGTGGTGTTGGAACCATTATTGGGCCCATTATAGGCTCCATAATCTATGTCACATTAAGAAGCGTTTTTGCA from Candidatus Bathyarchaeia archaeon harbors:
- a CDS encoding ABC transporter ATP-binding protein, with translation MITFREKFIYLIFILLFDMLRLKNVIKTFGALRAVDNVSLEINEKEIVGLIGPNGSGKTTLFNLITGTLHPDSGKIEFRGRDITRLPSFKICRLGISRVHQIPRPFLKMTVLENVITAHLYGGKGNMNETHTKAYEILEFIGLERKAEVLASSLNIYERKLLEIARSLATGCKLLLLDEPISGLNPVEAEKAEGMIRKIRDELGITIFWIEHIMRSIKRVAERIIVMNHGKKIAEGTFEEVSNNEEVIRAYLGEKYVF
- a CDS encoding ABC transporter ATP-binding protein yields the protein MLEVNQLCVSYGELQVLFNISLFVKKGELVALLGPNGAGKTTFTKAVIGLLKPKTGSIFFLGKRIDNLPTPDIVKMGVAIVPEGRRLFPLMTVKENLLMGAYASREARKKTKDTLDRVYNLFPRLKERENQLAKTLSGGEQQMLAIGRALMSLPKLLILDEPSLGLAPNLVSDVLDVIEKLNKDDGLTILLIEQNVRAALQIADRGYVIENGRVVLEGEAGEMLKEEYIRKAYMGGA
- a CDS encoding branched-chain amino acid ABC transporter permease gives rise to the protein MNVNRLRLYLASLVALLVLMILPLYSGPYMMMILTSSFIYLAAAEMWSFLAGHLSVISLGQQAFIGLGMYTILILNEIYKWPLWASIIFSGLVGAASAGFISLSFLRLRGFFFALSTILFAEILFHFFRNWAFVGGATGLRLSIGYKIPLQATYYMAYITSIISILTIYYLHNSKIGFAIRATGCDDEAAAEIGVNTFIIKAICFIINGTITALSGAIFAIQTMFVHPQAGFGFEWTLAFVFISVIGGVGTIIGPIIGSIIYVTLRSVFAGFVGLSMLLQGILCIIILSIAPTGVWGLFSSRMEKFWRRLKRFS
- a CDS encoding branched-chain amino acid ABC transporter permease, translating into MNWLVILNLSFRALLFGGFLSLAACGLSLAFQLGFINAAHGDMAVLAAYLSWTLLTIFGIDPFISLIIVAPLIVTIGFALQKFLLNRFLLRGQMDTVLIITFSIGMIIRNAIQLIFFADPRSLAQPYILQGFSIGFLNIPFAYLINFIFALMMFTILHLFFVKTFAGRAFRAVPQDCEAAMMFGVKPEVAYMYGMGIMALTQAVFGVLMGVTYVFFPTSGMTYLLLPLGAIMLAGLGSLKKTFIGGLIMGEILILSGYFFGSEYQYIICHLITLILILFRPEGLLTRRS